The Methanosarcina barkeri MS DNA window CACCAGCGAAGTCACCTGAAATTACTTTTGCTGCACATGGTGCACATTTAGTGAGTAAACATCCAATGTTAACAGAGGAGTTTACTCCTGCCTCGATTCTTGCGGTACTAATATTTCTCATAACAGGTTTTGCCTGAATTGGTATTCTCATAACAATTTCCTCCTTAGTTCTAACTTCTGGCAGCCATGAGGAGCCCATACTTTTGGTTACCCAAAATGAGTATTTGGATAGATTCAACGAGACAGCCAAAGCTATCCATCACCTCTAAACAGCCTTTTCCACATATTTTTCCAATAACCAGTGGCGGGGATTCATGCTAAAAAGTACGAACATCTACCGCTCACTTCGATTGCATTAGGACTATCCACAAGTACAGATCATTATTCTGTAAATCTTATGGCTGACCTATCATGCAAGTCATTAAGTTGTGACTGCACTTTCCTTAATATTACACATATTCATGCAGAGCTTCCACGCAAGCCCTTGTTTTTTGGAGCATAGAGCAGAGCAATCAGATTGACTTATTCCTGCCTTGATCTTCACAGTACTGATCTTTCTCATAACAGGTTTAGCTAGTACTGGTAGTTTCATCGTAGTTTCCTCCATATTCTTTTCGTTGATTTTTCCATAAATTGAGCTGTTTTGTCGCCATATCTGTGAATATTTAAAATAATCTGTTCCTAAATTATCACTCTCCTCGTCATTTACAACTATTGTAATATAATGGGTGCCATCCAAGGTGACGAAATTCTTGGATGGCACATAAACAAATAGTTTCGATTTAGTATATCGACCAAGAACGTAAATCCCCAATTGAAACCGGTACCACGTCACTAACATCGATAGTAAAGCGGTACACCATTCTTGCGACTTCTTCACGATGGAGAGGATCAAAAAATGTCAGCTTAACATCCCAGCAATCCGAATCTGGTCTGCAAATAGGGCTTTTTTCTGTTTGAATGGTATCCAGCACCATTCCTTTTTCAATCGCATTCTTAAAAACATCCGCAATCTGATACGCATTTGTTGCAGCAAAGTTAAGTGCTCTCTCCGATGAAGCCCTGCCCATATTCATCAACTCATAATACACACGCTCCATGAAGTTACGAATATCAGTTCCCTCCTTATCGGAAAGGTTGAGCACGGCTCTTAAATCTTCAATCAGAACTTTTGTAGACCAGCTAAATATCCCCCTCAATTGCGGTATAATAACCGGAACTATCTGACCTGAAAGGAGTGTTACATTACCTGCAATAACTCCTGGAATCGAAATCCTTTCAATCGATCCTTCCTGGTAGTCTTTCAGAAATTCCAGTAACTGCCGGTAAGCTTCGGAGGCAAAACTGCCCGTCGGATGGATTGCATAAACGGGAGTACCCTCAATGTTAAGGGTCCATATGAGTGACTCAGCATATTCGGGTTTTTTCTCTAAAAGTTCAAACAGCTTCCCTTCAAATGTGGGCGGTTCATCTTTAGGGTTCTTGTGGTGCACAAATCCTTGGATAAAAGCATCTCGTCTCGCTTCACTTCCAAAGTCGTAGCCTGGTACACCAAGAGCATATACTAGAGACCGTCTACTCACAGCCTGTGGCGAAGGAGTCTGCGCAGGCGTGACAGAAGGTTTAGCTACCTCCTGGTTTGTTATTGTTGGTTCTGCCACTTGTACTTCAGATGCAAGAACCTGAGACACAGTTATATCATTTTTCTGCTCATCAAGTTCGTTCGTTTCTTCTATCTTCTTCTTTCTTGGACAACCACATGGTCCTTCTATATTTTCAGTCATTTTATCCTCCTGTATCTGGTTTTTCGCTTGATTGTTTTCTATTGATAGTTCAATAGAATCAGGATTTTCCAGCGCCTTCATCGCGTCCAGGGTAGAAATCTGAGTAGAAGACGCTACTATCTCTGGATTTAATATTGTAAATTCCGAATTCTGCACGCCAAGAAAAGGCAGATTTTTTGAAGATTCCACCAGTCCTATGCCCTCACTCTCCTGAATTTGTGGTATTGAATTAGTACTATCAGTTGCCGCCTTTTGTTGTTTTTTCGTTACAAGGTTATATGCACCTTCAATGTTGAGACGACCTCTTAAGCAACGAGAACGATCTAAAACTTCAGAAGGTAAACAAGGGTGAGCACTCTGGAGAATCGCTTCCTTCACAGCATGCGGATCAGGTTTTTCTCCTCTTTGCTTCTGGATGCTCAACAGCAAAGCAGCAATACCAGTAACTATAGGAGTGGCAAAGCTGGTTCCACTTTTAGTGTCAACTCCACAAGTTTTGGTGACAACTTCGCAAGGGACGGCACCCGGTAATTTATCACCAAGTGCGAGAACACCATTATTTTGATACATCTGTCCCCAATTGCTAAAGTTAAGTGGCAGTCCCTGAACATCCATTGCCCCTACTGCAAGAGTAGAAGAAACGGATGCTGGCACATGGAGGCACGAGCAGCCGTCATTTCCCACAGCCGCAACGATTAAAACATTGCTTTTGTCGCAGAGACGAATAGCCTTAGCAAGTAGAGGGTGAGGTTCACCAGAAGAAACCAGTTCACCGCCACTAATGTTTATAACATGAGCTCCGTGGTCAACGGCTTGTGTGATGGCGTGAGCGAGATCGATCTGAGAGCAGGGTGTAATTGAATCACCAGGTCCATCCGCAAAAACAGGAATGATGAGTCCACGACAGCCGGGTGAAATCCCACGGACAGGACTGTCAGGTTGGCCAAAGATTAAGCTGGCAACATGAGTTCCGTGTTGTGCACTTGGTCCATTCTCGGCAATGCCTGAAACTAAAGTTTCTAATTTAGTTATTTTGGCTTTGTTGAAACATGGATGTGTTAGGTCGACTGGCCCATCAAGGACTGCAATGCAAATATTGGCATTTCCTTTAATTTGCTCTATAATCTCTATTGCCTTCACAATAACCGCCTACAATTTTTACATTGACTGTGAAAGTCTCATAGCAATTTTTTGCTGTGAATTAAGCTAGAATAGAATACGCAGGCAAAAATAGGTAATCCAGATAACATATGTGCATAGTGCGCATAATTCATTAGATATAGGATGGAAAAATGTACAAAATTTGGTTCCACAGTAAGCATTTGCGGGAAACTGATCTAAAATAGAATACTCACAAAAAAATAAATTACCCAGATAACATATGCATAATATGTGCATAACTCATATTATATCTGTATTGAAATATTAATAAATTATATAAGATGTTTGAAGTCCGGGGTGAAATATTTTGAAAACACACCGAATTTCAACCACAATCTCGCAGAGACACTGGGAATTACTAAAAAAATACTCAGAAAAATTTGAAACGCAGCAAAAAACCTTAGAACTTGCACTGGATAATCTGGAAAATAGCTCAAAAAAGGGTCCAGCGTTAACCTTGGAAGAGAAGTACTGGATGCTCATTAAACGGGCAAAATCAGCAGTTATCATCGAAAAAAATGCCTTTAAATTCCTAATAGAAACCACTGATGTTGAGCTTTTAAGTGAGCTTTTCAGCCGAGATAAAATCATAGAATATACAATAGAGCTCTACTTTCAGAAGTCTCTTGAGGAGTGTAGTCTTAAAGAAGTCATAGATGGGTTAGTTATCAATCTCAAGATAACTAACTGGTTTGATACTGTAGATTACATAAATAACGGTGACGATTATAAGCTGATAATGACCCATACATTTGGTTTTATTTTTTCCAAGCTAATTAGGACATCGATAGAAAACATGTTTGAAACTTATGGGGTGAAGGCAGATAGCATAGTTTCTGTAAAGACGATTTTTATGAGAATATCTAAAAATTGACACTTTGCAACCTTAACTTTATTATCTTAGGACAATCCGTTCATTGATTCAAGCTTTAAACGTCGTTTTCTATTACAGTTAAAGATTTCTGCATTTATATTGGAATTAGACTCAAGTATTAAACATAAATGCAATAGATCGGTCTCTTAGTCCTAAAATCTAAAGTTAAAAAAGCTATAGAAAGGTCGTAAAAAAGGAAAAGTGCTCCGATGGGGATTTGAACCCCAGTCGCAGGAGTGAGAGTCCTGAATGATTGGCCGAGCTACACTATCGGAGCAGTTTGTTATTTTATTATACTTTGCCTTTCAGGCAGCATATCTTCAAGTAATTTATAAAATATAAATCTTTCGTCTGAGTTCTTAAAAAATAGAGAAACTGCCGTGATGGTTTTATTCCATCTGGCAAGTTTATATAAATATTCATAAATATTTTCATTTCTCTTTTAACTTATTTTTAAACTTGAAGAGTAATCCGGTTCCCGTTTCTCAGGCTTTGGTTGTCTGTTTGACTATCAGAACAGCTTTATACGAACATAGCCTGAGGAATTGCAGGTTCTTCAGTGCTTACGACTTTTTCATGTGCTTTCAGGAAGTCGGCCATGGTGATCTGTTTACCGCGCCTGCGGAGCACAAAAATTCCTGCCTCTTTGACGATAACGCTGATTTCCGCCCCGCTCATACCGGTCATGACTCTTGCCAGTTTTTCGAAATCCACGTCGTCTGCAAGGTTCATCTTGCGGGTGTGAATTTTAAGGATTTCAGCCCTTCCTTTCTCGTCAGGGAGTGGGACTTCGATAGACCGATCAAACCTGCCAGGCCTGAGGAGAGCAGGATCAAGTAGGTCAATCCTGTTGGTTGCAGCAACAACCTTTACATTGCCTTTAGGATCAAAACCGTCCATCTCTGCAAGTAGCTGAAGCATTGTCCTGTTGACCTCGGCCGAACCACTGGTTCCGTCATAGGTCCTCATGCTGCCAACAGCATCGATTTCATCTATAAAGAGAATGCTTGGGGACTTATCTCTAGCAAGCTGGAAAATGTCTTTGACAAGCCTTGAGCCTTCACCTACAAATTTCTGGACCAGGTCAGATCCCGACATTCGGATGAAGGTTGCTTTTGCATGAGAAGCTATAGCCTTTGCAATAAGGGTCTTGCCCGTGCCTGGAGCCCCGTGGAGCAGGACACCTGAAGGGGGTTCGATTCCGATTTCCTCGAAAAGTTGGGGCTCGGTGAGTGGCAGTTCAACGCTTTCCCTGACTTCCTGAAGTACGTCATCCAGCCCGCCAATCATGCTGTAGTCCACCCCAGGAGAGTTAATGAGCTCCATTACCTGAGCCCGCACATCGGCAGCCCTGCTGACTACGGAAATAATTGAATATGCACCGTTTACTGCAACTCTCATGCCGGGCTCAATCTTTCCAATACATTCTTCAGGGATTTGGGTAAGAACCTCCTGATTATTCCCATGCTGCCTTATAAGTGCGATTTCTCCGTTTACCTCGAGAATAGTTGCAATAAAGAGAGGAGGCTCTGTAAGCTGTTCCAGATGAGCTTTCAATTTGTTGATTTCCTGAAGGTGCCTGCCTGTAGCTACACTTGCTTCAAGGAGTCGGGCCTTCATGGTCTCATTCTGGACTCTCATGATTTCTATTTCGGTTAAGAGAGATTTCACATCTTCAGCATTGATCTTCCCGCTCTCAAGCTGGAGCTCTATCCTTGTTTTGATATCTTCTAGAGAAGATCTTATTGCACTGTCGTCTGGCACTTGAAACCACCTTTTTTATCGCGTGAAATTGAGTTTATACTGTTTATATGATCTAAAGATTAGTTCACTCGGAAATTATTGATTTATAATAAGTTGATTTGAAGAGCAACTGGTCTGTGGGATCTATAATACAGGTCCATGACCAGTAACCAGGCATGACCAGTTACTCAGTCCAGTTACTCATTTAAGCTTTAAGCGTTATTTCCCGGAGGGATTATTCGTCTATATCTTTTATCTATTCGCCTATATCGTTTATCTCAGGATGATCACATTTTGTCTTGGCTTTTACAAGAAGTAAAGCCTGAGAAACGGGAAATCAAGAATTCTATTCATAAAATCCCCGTTGTAGTATGACTCGCAAAGATCAAAGGGTAAAATGACATTTAAAAGGTACTCTTACTTTTCACAGTGAATGTTAACATGTTCAGATTAAATATATACATAAATATAAAAAGGGTATATATAAGTTCCTGCCACGCCTGTAATCATTTTTATATCCCGACTGCCTGTATAATATCCCAGTTAAGAATCTATTCGGTTCTTTGATTAAATTGCTTTCGGGCACTCGTGTCGAATTTATCAACATTTGTATTCCATTCAGTCATCATATTTCTTTTTTCTATATTATACGTGCTGTTGCATTCTCCAGATTCCGGCAAATTATTCAGGAAAGAAGCCAGACCAAAAATTTATAAAAAACTGAGCTTTTAACTTAACTTTTCAGTCAAACCCTTTAACTTAACTCTTCAATTACTTTATTTATATAATTATCTTAGCTCATTATCTTAGCTCATTATCTTAGCTCATTATCTTAGCTCATTAAATTAGATTTTTAAAAGATCAGGCAGTGTCTCGAATTTACTGTAAATTTGAATTCAAGTTTTTACGTACTATGTAGATAATTGATCTTCCGATATGGAATTTTCTACTCCACAACTTTTTGATATTTATTATTTTACAGAAAAATTGGCACACTATCATTAGATTTAAATTAGATTTTTAAGCTAGATCTTTTACTAGTTCTAATCCTGACTGAAAAGAACAACGAATATAACCATTTCCCGACTTGAGCGAAAAAACGTGTAGGAAAATGGCGCCATTTTTTGTAAGCCTTTAAGACAGAACAAACTACGGATGCAAAAAGTTAGAAAGATATGTTTAATAATAAAAGCATTATATTATTCGACATGCGTACATCTCAGGATTTTCT harbors:
- a CDS encoding proteasome-activating nucleotidase; its protein translation is MPDDSAIRSSLEDIKTRIELQLESGKINAEDVKSLLTEIEIMRVQNETMKARLLEASVATGRHLQEINKLKAHLEQLTEPPLFIATILEVNGEIALIRQHGNNQEVLTQIPEECIGKIEPGMRVAVNGAYSIISVVSRAADVRAQVMELINSPGVDYSMIGGLDDVLQEVRESVELPLTEPQLFEEIGIEPPSGVLLHGAPGTGKTLIAKAIASHAKATFIRMSGSDLVQKFVGEGSRLVKDIFQLARDKSPSILFIDEIDAVGSMRTYDGTSGSAEVNRTMLQLLAEMDGFDPKGNVKVVAATNRIDLLDPALLRPGRFDRSIEVPLPDEKGRAEILKIHTRKMNLADDVDFEKLARVMTGMSGAEISVIVKEAGIFVLRRRGKQITMADFLKAHEKVVSTEEPAIPQAMFV
- a CDS encoding PatA/PatG family cyanobactin maturation protease; translated protein: MKAIEIIEQIKGNANICIAVLDGPVDLTHPCFNKAKITKLETLVSGIAENGPSAQHGTHVASLIFGQPDSPVRGISPGCRGLIIPVFADGPGDSITPCSQIDLAHAITQAVDHGAHVINISGGELVSSGEPHPLLAKAIRLCDKSNVLIVAAVGNDGCSCLHVPASVSSTLAVGAMDVQGLPLNFSNWGQMYQNNGVLALGDKLPGAVPCEVVTKTCGVDTKSGTSFATPIVTGIAALLLSIQKQRGEKPDPHAVKEAILQSAHPCLPSEVLDRSRCLRGRLNIEGAYNLVTKKQQKAATDSTNSIPQIQESEGIGLVESSKNLPFLGVQNSEFTILNPEIVASSTQISTLDAMKALENPDSIELSIENNQAKNQIQEDKMTENIEGPCGCPRKKKIEETNELDEQKNDITVSQVLASEVQVAEPTITNQEVAKPSVTPAQTPSPQAVSRRSLVYALGVPGYDFGSEARRDAFIQGFVHHKNPKDEPPTFEGKLFELLEKKPEYAESLIWTLNIEGTPVYAIHPTGSFASEAYRQLLEFLKDYQEGSIERISIPGVIAGNVTLLSGQIVPVIIPQLRGIFSWSTKVLIEDLRAVLNLSDKEGTDIRNFMERVYYELMNMGRASSERALNFAATNAYQIADVFKNAIEKGMVLDTIQTEKSPICRPDSDCWDVKLTFFDPLHREEVARMVYRFTIDVSDVVPVSIGDLRSWSIY